Sequence from the Candidatus Eisenbacteria bacterium genome:
GGAAGATCCCGTACACCACGAAGGGAATGGTGCACACCAGGCCCTCGGAGTGGAACTTCTCCACCGTGGCCGGCGCGATGGTGTAGAGGGCGTACGAGAACAGCGTGCCGGCCGCCGAGATCAGGATCACGTCGTCGAGCAGCGGCACCGAGTACTGGCGCAGCACCTCGCGGCGCGACTCTTCGGCCACCAGGGCCAGTTCCTGGCGCCGCTTGATGGCCCCCAGGAACAGCGCCCCGAAGAAGGTGCACACCGCCAGCCACGGCGAGATGGCGATGTCGGGCACCAGCGGCCGCAGCGCCTCCACCCCGGCCACGGCCCGCAGCACGAAACCCGTGGCGATGCACAGCACGTCCACGATCAGCACCTGCTTGAGCCCGAAGCTGTAGGCGGTGTGGAGCAGCACGTAGGCGGCGGCGCAGGCGGCGAAGGTGGGCCCCAGCAGGCTCGCGATGGCCGCGGCCCCGCCCGCCAGCGCCACGAACATGATCGTCGCCGCCACGCCCCCGATGCGGCCCGAGGCGATGGGGCGGTGGCGCTTCTCGGGGTGCAGCCGGTCGCGGTCCCGGTCCACCCAGTCGTTCACCACGTAGACGGCGCTGCTCACCAGGGAGAAGGCCGCGAAGCCCATCAGCGCCCGGCCCCACAGCAGCGGATCGGAAGCGCCGCGCGCGAAGATCACGCCCGCGAACAGCAGGCCGTTCTTCACCCACTGGCGCGGCCTCAGCTGGGCCAGGACCTGGGCGAACAACTCAGCGCCCCGGGAACAGCAGCGCCTCGGCGCGGGCGCAGATCACGTGACCCAGCAGGATGTGGCCCTCCTGGATGCGGGCCACGTCGTCGCTGGGGACCACGAACAGGTGGTCGCACCAGCGGCCCATGCTGCGCCCCTTCGCGCCGGTGAGGCCCACGGTGGTCATGCCCAGCCGGCGCGCGGCGCGCAATGCGGCGAGCACGTTCTTCGAGCGACCGCTGGTGGTGATGCCCACCAGCAGGTCCCCGCGCCGCCCGTAGGCGCGCACCTGCCGCTCGAACACCTCGTCGAAGGAGTAGTCGTTGGCCAGCGCCGTGAGCGCGGAGGAGTTGGTGGTGAGCGACGCGGCGCGCAGCGGCTTGCGGTCCTTGTAGAACCGCCCGCACAGCTCCGCGGCCAGGTGCTGCGAGTCGGCAGCGCTGCCGCCGTTGCCGCAGAAGTACACCGCCCCGCCCGCGCGCAGCGTGCGCGCGAACAGCCGGGCCATCTCCTCCACCCGCTCCGCCTCCTGCTCCGCGACGCGGGCCAGCACGTGGGCCGAGGCCAGCATCATGGTGCGCGCCATCAGCGCGCCCTTCCCCGTTCGCGGCTTCACGCCGGCACCCCCGTCGAGAGATACTCCCGGACCGCCTCGCGCCACGAGCGCAGCCGGTGCCCCAGCACGTGGTGCAGGCGGTGGTTCGCCAGCACCGAGTACCGCGGGCGGTTGGCCGGGCGCGGAAACGCCTCGGTGGGAACAGGCACCAGGGACGCGGTGCTGCCGCGCAGTCTCAGGATCTCCTGGGCCAGCATGTACCAGGTGCATTCATTGTCGTTGGTGGCGTGGTACGTGCCGTGGTGGCGGGACTCCAGCACCGTCACCAGCGCGGGGGCCAGGTCCGCGGCGTAGGTGGGGCTGCCCACCTGGTCGTCCACCATCTCGATCAGCTCTCGTTCCTCCGCCAGGCGCGCCACGGTGT
This genomic interval carries:
- a CDS encoding decaprenyl-phosphate phosphoribosyltransferase, with amino-acid sequence MFAQVLAQLRPRQWVKNGLLFAGVIFARGASDPLLWGRALMGFAAFSLVSSAVYVVNDWVDRDRDRLHPEKRHRPIASGRIGGVAATIMFVALAGGAAAIASLLGPTFAACAAAYVLLHTAYSFGLKQVLIVDVLCIATGFVLRAVAGVEALRPLVPDIAISPWLAVCTFFGALFLGAIKRRQELALVAEESRREVLRQYSVPLLDDVILISAAGTLFSYALYTIAPATVEKFHSEGLVCTIPFVVYGIFRYLYLSRTREQGENPTEVLLRDRPILINGSLWILVVVAIVYGRWPWQP
- a CDS encoding SIS domain-containing protein; translated protein: MARTMMLASAHVLARVAEQEAERVEEMARLFARTLRAGGAVYFCGNGGSAADSQHLAAELCGRFYKDRKPLRAASLTTNSSALTALANDYSFDEVFERQVRAYGRRGDLLVGITTSGRSKNVLAALRAARRLGMTTVGLTGAKGRSMGRWCDHLFVVPSDDVARIQEGHILLGHVICARAEALLFPGR